A segment of the Actinomycetes bacterium genome:
GATGCGGGCAATCGAGTCTGACCTCGAGGCCCGCAGGGAGGAACGCCGCCGCCAGTCCGAAGCAGCGCGGGCCGCTACCGAGCGTCTCGAATCGCTGCGCTCGGAGCGCACCGATGCGGAAGCCCAACTGGCCGAGACCACTGCGAAGCTACAGAAGGCGGAGATCGGCGATGCCGAGGTGCGCACCCGCCTCGAGGCGGCCACCGAGATGATCCGCAATGAGCTCGACGCCGAGCCCGACGCCGCGCTGGCAGCGGAGTGCCCGCTGCTCGAAGAGGGCGTGACCCCGGCGGGTCGGGCCCGCGATCTGCAGCGCGAACTGAAGGCGATGGGGCCGATCAACCCGCTGGCACTCCAGGAGTTCGAGGAGCTCTCCGAGCGCCACACGTTCCTCGATGGACAGCTGCACGACGTGCGCCAGACGCGCCGGGAGCTCGGCAAGGTCATCAAGGCGGTTGACGAGGAGATCGTCAACGTGTTCGCCGCCGCCTTCGCCGACGTGAGCGAGAACTTCACCCACTTGTTCGAGACGCTCTTTCCCGGCGGTGCCGGCAAGTTGCGCCTCACCGATCCCAACAACCTGCTCGACACGGGCATCGAGATCGAGGCCCGTCCGTCGGGCAAGAACGTCAAGAAGCTGTCGCTGCTCTCGGGTGGCGAGCGTTCCCTGACTGCGCTCGCGTACCTCTTCGCGGTGTTCCGCTCGCGGCCGTCTCCGTTCTACGTCATGGACGAGGTCGAGGCCGCGCTCGACGACGTCAACCTGCACCGGTTCCTCGACCTGGTCACCGAGTTCCGTTCCTCGGCACAGCTCGTGATCGTGAGCCACCAGAAGCGCACGATGGAAGCCGCCGATGTGCTGTACGGCGTGTCGATGGAGCAGGGCGGCTCGTCAAAGGTCGTGGCCGAACGGGCGTCCGAAGTGGTGGACGTCAGGTGAGCGACAAGCAACGCCCGAGCGCCAGGTGGTCAGAGGTTGTCGATTCGGCCCCCGAACTGGCCCAGGCGGTGCAGGACCGATTCGAGGCCCACCCGCACCACGTGGTGGCCACTCTGCACGCGGACGGGCGACCGAGGGTCACCGGCACCAACGTGATGTTCAACGACGGCATGTTCTGGATGGGGTCCATGGACTCATCGCGCCGCGGTGCCGACCTCCTGCGCGACCCCCGCTGTGCAGTGCATTCGGCGCCGCTCGACGAGGAAATGGGCGAGGGCGCAGGTG
Coding sequences within it:
- a CDS encoding pyridoxamine 5'-phosphate oxidase family protein; the encoded protein is MSDKQRPSARWSEVVDSAPELAQAVQDRFEAHPHHVVATLHADGRPRVTGTNVMFNDGMFWMGSMDSSRRGADLLRDPRCAVHSAPLDEEMGEGAGDARVEAIAQALEPEVSQRLIRQIFGEDASMDGDMSELRVCSLSLVTIEGEEMRIRWWTPEGGERDLRRS